Genomic DNA from Pseudorasbora parva isolate DD20220531a chromosome 17, ASM2467924v1, whole genome shotgun sequence:
TTGCATTCAAGACGCAGAATTGCAATTCGACTTGCAAGTAGAATGAAAGCAAATTGAAActaaaataatgtataaaataatttatttcatataGAAAAGGAAAGTTTagacaaaattaaataaaagtgtttAAACAGATAGAGGGACTCATGGGAACATAAGAAAAAGGTAAATAAAAAGAATGGGGCTTTCCTCAACACTGCTTCTTCTGCTGACTCATACACTTTGCCACTCCACTCACCTGCATGCATATGGCAAATACAATGGTGTCCACTCCTGGTCCTGCTGGGCAGCACTGTCTTCTGGCTTTTGTTGGGCCTCTGAGTATTTTGGtctttgattgattgattacaGTGTTCCCTCAGCTGGGTTCCAGAGCATAAAAATGGCTTCGGAGGCACAGGTACAGAGGCTGATTGATAGGAGGCAGCTTAAGCCTGTTAAAATTATGGCCCAAGAGGACCAAGACTGGACACCACCGACCTTTACCAGAGATGAGATGTTCTGCTCTAGCCAGACACTAAAACCCCTGCTCTATCTGGCTGGCCATTGCCTTTTCTGAACTGAGCAAAGTAAAACTAGACTAAATGCAGATCATGGTTGGCTGAAAAGGGATGTTTTAGTGCCTGGCTGGAAATTGGGGATTTGCTGACTCAAGAATGAAGAATGACCATCCCCTCTGCATGTGCATTCAAATGGGACTCCATATCTCTTTGTGGGTGCTATAGCAGGCTCCAGTCGGACCCACCGTTCATACCGCTATAGATGCTCCGGTGATGAGGGGACATCTCCTCTACGCCCGGCCGCTTGTGTGCCACCTCTCGACCGGGGCTGCCAAACTTGCTGTGCCTTGACAACTCAGGGCTCCCAGATATGACACGTCCCTTCTGCAGGTGTTCCGGTGTCCCTGATAGAATCTGTTTGGGCTCTGGACTCCCACACATACTACTCATGCTAGCCCTGTGCTTCTGGAAAAGGTCTGGGCTGCCAGGGGGCTGAGAGGACACCAGCAAATGTTTCGAGAACTGCTCTGGACTGCCTCTCGACAAGCTCTTGCCAAGTTTCTCTGGACTGAGACCCCGCAAGCCCTTATGATCAGGACTGGAGAAGGACCCACAGCGAGACCGGCACACTTGGGGATAGGTGTGAGCTGCGTACTCCTGGCTGGTGCTATGTCTGCGGCTTGCATGCTCAGGACCTGGTGCCTTCTCCCCTGAGCCTGGCTTATGTAGGTGGTCAGGACTGCCTCCAACCGGGCCACCCAACAGCTGCTGCTTATGTGTAAGATGGTCAGGGCTGTCGGTGCTGCCCGCGCTGGAGGTACTGCTCCCGTCACCCACATCCCTTAGTAGGCCAGGCCCAGGGCCGCTGGCATGAGACAGGCTGCTCTGGCTATCGATTGAATTCCTGCAGCCGGCTGGTCCTCCAGTACCTGCTGTCCTGCCAGTAACTCCAGAGCCCTTCTCCTCATCCAGCATAAGGCACAGCTCTCTCAGTTCAAGGTTCTCCCTTACTACTTCCTCCTGCCTCTGCTCCAGCTCCTTCAGCTTCTGCAGGTACAGCGTCACCTCCTTACGCATGATCCCTGCGCTGTAGCGGCCCAATCGCTGCCACTCCCTCGAGACTTTCTTTCCTTTCTGCCGGTCATCATCCAGAAAGCAGCAGAGGTCCCGCAGCTCCTGGTTGTCCTCTTGAAGCTTCTGATTCACCTCctggaaaaataaaaatctgtgaGTCAACACTGATGTCTAAGCAATGCAAAAATTGACTGAGGAAAGTGAAGTTAAACAACACTGGcatctatttatatataaagtaggtgcacatatacatatacatatatgtaaATGTACACGTACAcgtacacagacacacacacacacacacacatatatatatatatatatatatatatatatatatatatatatatatatatatatatatatatatatatatatatatacgtgtgtgtgtgtgtgtgtgtgtgtgtgtgtgtgtgtgtgtgtgtgtgtgtgtacgtgtacgTGTACATACATGTACATGTGCACCTACTTTATACGTCTGTCTACAATAAATTACTACTTGACTATGTTTTgggttttttgttattattattattatttttttgcatacTATTGAACATTTCGTAGCATAATATTCTATAAGAACATCACATGTAAAAGGCAATTTACCCTAATAGCCATCACAGAGAAGGCATGTGAAAGTAattaaatattagaagaaaaaatatattttttacacaatACTGTAAAGGCCACgtgacactttaaaaaaataattattttatacaaaCAAAAAGTTACAATAAgtaatgatttaaaataaaattatcttTTTGTTTCATTAGTACCAAACGACGTGATatgtatcattaaaaaaatttgtTCATGCGGTCGCCGTTCCAATTCGCGTGCACCCTGTAAGCTGAACCCAGGCTCGCCTTACCTTCAGCCCTCGTATCTCGTTGAGGTGCTGCTGAAGCCTGCGGTTCACCTCTCGGATGAGATTGCTGTGGTCCACTATAACGCTCATCTTCTCGGTTTCGGATCTGCGCAGCCGGCGAACCAGCTCCTCCTTGCTCCATTTCAGAAGCTCCTCATCCGTAAGTTTGGAGAGATCCTCTGAGGGACCTTCTGCGCTCTTGGATATGCTCGACTGCAGCTGAGGCTGGATGGGCTTTTCCATTCTCCCGAGCAACTTATTGAAGTGCTAGGCTATAAAACAAATCACCGACAAGCAGGTGAAATCCTGCGTTGGTACTTTTCCGCGAATTCCCCTTGTTAGGATCGAATTTTTTTGACTACCATTTTAAGGATAACTGTTCTGCCCATGCTGTACCCTCTGAAGACAGGGATGCAGCCCTAGAGTACCGGCGAATACCTCTCCCCTTTATGCAGTTGCTGTACGGGTGGACCCTCTGTCTCTATGTCAGAGACTCTGTCTGTTTCCATCTGTCCGTCAGCATCCTGTCCAGCTCAGTGCGGTGCTGAACCCGAGTCTGCTGTCCGCGCGCATGAGGAAGGCGCACGGCTGGTCGCTTCTGTGCTCGGGGTGCGTGACGGCAGCCTCTCAAATGGCTCGACTGGCTGAGTTGtgattttctctctctccctctctcgttCCCTTCCGTTACACGCCCCCTTCTTCCGTGAGACAACGAATGTTTTGTTACTGGGCGGCACCTGGTGGTGATGATtcaaatatacagtacaggccaaaagtgtggaaacattactatttgtaatgtttttgaaagaagattcttctgctcatcaagcctgcatttatttgataaaaaataaagaaaaaatgtaatattgtgatatattataacaatttaaaataattggttttcaattgattatactttaaaattttaaattatcatttatttctgtgatgcaaagctgaattttggagaatcattcctccagtcttcagtgtcacatgatccttcagaaatcattctaatatgatgattcattttcaaagttggaaacagttctgctgcttaaaattttttcataacctgtgatcgTTTTTataattctttgatgaataaatatatactgtatatatattgtaacaacaatatacactactggtcagtaatttggggtcagtcctttttttttctttttcttttaaataaatcaataattttattaaatgagATTTatgttatttgaaaatgttttttgttcttttgaaccttttattcatcaaatatatatattaagcagcagcaCTGTTTCCAAcgctcataataaatcagaatatctatctatctacactgtaaaaaaaaggcaaattttgaacttttgctgTACAATCGACTTTTATGTTTTAGTTATTTCcatttaaatgatgttaaactgactttaaaaaaatgagttacatcttgtataactaacaAAAACAAGTTTGCAACAAGAAAAACaacatttcttaacttttttgatgagttaaaacaatgtctatctatctatctatctatctatctatctatctatctatctatctatctatctatctatctatctatctatctatctatctatctatctatctatctatctatctatccatccatccatccatccatccatccatccatccatccatccatccatccatccatccatccatctatctatctatctatcttgatggattataataattattgtgatgatgatgatgatgatgatgatgatgatgatgatgatgatgattattattattattattattattattattattattattattattattattattattattattattattattcataagAAGCCATATTGGATTACTGTAAAATAcatatcaaaatgaagagatTGATCAGAAGACAATGAATtaataaattacagtaactgaGTACAAGACACTGAATATGTGTGTTTCACATTTTTACTGCATACTTTACAATTCTAATTTGTTCACAGCATTGtgcaaaagtaaaaaatacacCCTTATTTACAAAAAAGATAAACTCCCTTTGGAGCTGTGCACAActgtaaacaatatatatatatatatatatatatatatatatatatatatatatatatatatatttatatatatatatatatatatatatatattattattattttttttattttatttttttttttatgtgaaattATCTTTACAGATTTTGACAACTAGTTCAACATTTTTGTATGTAATGACTCAAGCAATGAAATGAGGGAATAACTATTCAGAATTCACAAGTATAGTTAATTTTGACTGACATGACATAAGCAAATGATAATGTTATAAAAACAGCAGAGAGTTGTATGAAAGCAATTGATGCATGTCCAAAAGCATTTGCATTTGTTGCATTTGTTGGAAGGAATGATAAACTGCTAGTATGATGTGCACAAATGACTAAATATTGTGGAGGTTGAACTAActgtttttgtgcaaatgtaaatagtgatgtgagaaatgcaccaaagcgactgagaaaaactgtaactaataattcattcattctttctttCATTCAATTTGAATCTATTGCACACTATACATTGGAACTGGTTTGTGTTCACAAGCATAAAAAAACAGAGCACTTTCAGGTAACAGTTTGGATGACATGGATATACGAAGATCTGTATAGGTGTGTCACAACACTGAGGTCAGTTTACAAAACACTGTTTTGGAAAATGACTTGCTTTAGGTTTTGTCTAAGATGTAGGTCAGAGGacaagcttaaagggatagttcacctaaaaattaaaattgatgtttatctgcttacccccagggcatccaagatgtaggtgtgttcgTTTCTTCAGTAGtcacaaatttaaaaaaatgtaactccaaccgttgctggtataatgcatgtcaatggggtctaattctatttaaagggttagttcacccaaaaatgaaattgatgtcattaactcctcactcTAATGTTGTTCcccacccgtaagacctccgttcatcttcagaatactgtttaaagatattttatattttagtcccagggCATATGCTGTCTATTCACACTACTGtgcatgtccagaaagggaataaaaacatcatcaaagtccatatgtgacatcagatggttaattagaatcatcttgaagcatcgaaaatacattttggtccaaaaatataaaaaaatattcag
This window encodes:
- the ccdc85a gene encoding coiled-coil domain-containing protein 85A isoform X2 translates to MEKPIQPQLQSSISKSAEGPSEDLSKLTDEELLKWSKEELVRRLRRSETEKMSVIVDHSNLIREVNRRLQQHLNEIRGLKEVNQKLQEDNQELRDLCCFLDDDRQKGKKVSREWQRLGRYSAGIMRKEVTLYLQKLKELEQRQEEVVRENLELRELCLMLDEEKGSGVTGRTAGTGGPAGCRNSIDSQSSLSHASGPGPGLLRDVGDGSSTSSAGSTDSPDHLTHKQQLLGGPVGGSPDHLHKPGSGEKAPGPEHASRRHSTSQEYAAHTYPQVCRSRCGSFSSPDHKGLRGLSPEKLGKSLSRGSPEQFSKHLLVSSQPPGSPDLFQKHRASMSSMCGSPEPKQILSGTPEHLQKGRVISGSPELSRHSKFGSPGREVAHKRPGVEEMSPHHRSIYSALISAGCCSSTCRSVKLWDSFDAS
- the ccdc85a gene encoding coiled-coil domain-containing protein 85A isoform X1, translating into MEKPIQPQLQSSISKSAEGPSEDLSKLTDEELLKWSKEELVRRLRRSETEKMSVIVDHSNLIREVNRRLQQHLNEIRGLKEVNQKLQEDNQELRDLCCFLDDDRQKGKKVSREWQRLGRYSAGIMRKEVTLYLQKLKELEQRQEEVVRENLELRELCLMLDEEKGSGVTGRTAGTGGPAGCRNSIDSQSSLSHASGPGPGLLRDVGDGSSTSSAGSTDSPDHLTHKQQLLGGPVGGSPDHLHKPGSGEKAPGPEHASRRHSTSQEYAAHTYPQVCRSRCGSFSSPDHKGLRGLSPEKLGKSLSRGSPEQFSKHLLVSSQPPGSPDLFQKHRASMSSMCGSPEPKQILSGTPEHLQKGRVISGSPELSRHSKFGSPGREVAHKRPGVEEMSPHHRSIYSGMNALISAGCCSSTCRSVKLWDSFDAS